In a genomic window of Paracoccaceae bacterium:
- a CDS encoding MBL fold metallo-hydrolase, which yields MSDQINISRRAALAGAAALPLVAASSGVARAGAEMKGVAMSPFNRVKVGGFEVTTLLAGTRAVEGPHNIFGLNVDADTFAAVSAEANLPTDVSQFFFTPTVVNTGSELVLFDTGLSAAGTTSALEAAGYTADQIDAVVITHMHGDHIGGMTTEDGSLTYANARLVTGRAEFDAWSKADNDNFKAKIAPFADQFAFLEDGADVASGLTAMAAFGHTPGHMTYMVEDGGTQLVIGADFANHYVWSLAHPDWEVKFDMDKPAAAITRRRILDMMATDKMAFIGYHMPWPGVGYVEKRGDGFAYAPHSYQLML from the coding sequence ATGTCAGATCAGATCAACATCTCCCGACGCGCAGCCCTTGCCGGTGCCGCCGCCCTGCCCCTAGTCGCTGCCAGTTCTGGCGTTGCCCGCGCGGGTGCCGAGATGAAAGGCGTGGCGATGAGCCCGTTCAACCGCGTCAAGGTCGGGGGTTTTGAAGTCACCACATTGCTGGCCGGGACCCGCGCCGTTGAAGGGCCGCATAATATTTTCGGCCTGAACGTGGATGCGGACACTTTTGCCGCCGTTTCCGCCGAGGCGAACCTGCCCACGGATGTCTCCCAGTTCTTCTTCACGCCCACCGTGGTGAATACCGGTTCCGAACTGGTGTTGTTTGACACTGGTCTGTCCGCCGCAGGTACCACCTCAGCGCTTGAGGCCGCCGGCTATACTGCGGACCAGATCGACGCGGTGGTGATCACGCACATGCACGGCGATCACATTGGCGGCATGACAACCGAAGACGGTTCGCTGACCTATGCCAATGCGCGTCTTGTGACGGGTCGTGCGGAATTTGACGCTTGGTCCAAAGCGGACAATGACAATTTCAAAGCTAAGATCGCGCCCTTTGCGGACCAATTCGCCTTCCTTGAGGATGGCGCAGATGTGGCATCAGGGCTGACAGCCATGGCGGCCTTTGGTCATACCCCGGGTCACATGACGTATATGGTTGAGGATGGCGGCACGCAGCTGGTGATCGGTGCTGATTTCGCCAATCACTATGTGTGGTCACTGGCCCATCCGGATTGGGAAGTGAAGTTCGACATGGACAAGCCCGCCGCCGCGATCACGCGCCGCCGGATTCTGGACATGATGGCAACCGACAAGATGGCCTTTATCGGGTATCACATGCCGTGGCCCGGTGTCGGCTATGTTGAAAAGCGTGGCGACGGGTTTGCCTATGCGCCCCATAGCTATCAGCTGATGCTGTAA
- a CDS encoding DUF3604 domain-containing protein yields MKHYLVSTASAVLIAGSAYATDGVPSEEAAEGTFKTAPFSPYANRTIPERPLWGDSHLHTGLSLDAGAFGNTLLPDTAWRFAKGEQVISSTGQPVRLARPLDWMVLTDHTDLMGFAPDLQAGKPGVLADPKGREWYEGYSKGGEAAGKSAFDLISNFSQMTLPELLLESYSPGADAYAFTWEHIVDAAEQHNDPGVFTAFIGFEWTSVPKGFNLHRNVMLRDGGVRAKQIVPPVTQPPYGSTDPNSLYDWLELYEEKTGGRAVAFAHNGNLSNGWMFPTDDTYHGGKVDQEYVERRAKWEPHYEVTQIKGDGEAHPALSPDDAFADYENWDVGNLDISELKTEEMLAGEYAREALKLGLMLEEKFGVNPYKFGMGGATDSHTSLTTAEEENFFSKSVSVEPSPTRIEHPFVKSELGEIPGHMIVASGYTAVWATENSRAAIFDAFKRRETYATTGPRMGVRFFGGWEFSEDDLRTRMPAEAGYAKGVPMGGDLRPRDGDAAPSFMIYALRDPIGANLDRIQVVKGWLDTEGDLQEKVYDVAWSDDREADANGAVPAVGNTVDPETASWTNTIGASELTTVWTDPDFDAAERAFYYARVLEIPTPRWVLYDKLRFGIDLPAEAQLTHQERAYTSPIWYTPEP; encoded by the coding sequence ATGAAACACTACCTGGTTTCCACCGCGAGCGCCGTTTTGATCGCCGGATCGGCTTATGCCACCGATGGCGTTCCCAGCGAGGAAGCCGCCGAAGGCACATTCAAGACCGCCCCCTTTTCGCCCTACGCCAACCGAACCATTCCAGAACGGCCCTTGTGGGGTGACTCGCATCTTCACACCGGTCTTTCACTGGACGCGGGCGCTTTTGGCAACACGCTTTTGCCCGACACGGCATGGCGCTTTGCAAAAGGCGAGCAGGTGATTTCATCGACAGGGCAGCCTGTGCGCCTTGCGCGGCCGCTTGATTGGATGGTGCTGACAGATCACACGGATCTCATGGGGTTTGCGCCTGATCTGCAAGCGGGCAAGCCGGGTGTTCTGGCCGACCCCAAAGGCCGTGAATGGTATGAAGGCTATTCCAAGGGCGGAGAAGCGGCTGGCAAATCCGCCTTTGATCTGATCTCCAACTTTTCGCAGATGACGCTGCCCGAGCTTTTGCTTGAATCCTACAGTCCGGGTGCGGATGCCTATGCATTCACCTGGGAACACATCGTTGACGCCGCCGAGCAGCATAACGATCCCGGTGTCTTCACGGCCTTCATCGGCTTTGAATGGACGTCCGTGCCCAAGGGATTTAACCTGCACCGCAATGTGATGCTGCGCGACGGCGGTGTGCGCGCCAAACAGATTGTGCCCCCGGTAACGCAACCGCCCTACGGCAGCACCGACCCCAACTCTCTGTATGACTGGTTGGAATTATACGAGGAAAAAACCGGCGGGCGGGCCGTGGCGTTTGCCCATAACGGCAACCTGTCCAATGGATGGATGTTTCCCACAGATGACACATACCACGGTGGCAAGGTTGATCAGGAATATGTCGAGCGCCGGGCCAAATGGGAGCCGCATTACGAGGTCACCCAGATCAAGGGCGACGGTGAGGCACATCCTGCGCTGAGCCCGGATGACGCCTTTGCGGATTATGAAAACTGGGACGTGGGCAACCTTGATATTTCGGAGCTCAAGACCGAGGAGATGCTGGCGGGAGAATACGCACGTGAGGCGCTGAAGCTGGGCCTGATGCTGGAGGAAAAATTCGGCGTGAACCCGTACAAGTTCGGCATGGGGGGCGCGACGGACAGCCACACGTCGCTGACGACTGCCGAAGAAGAAAACTTCTTCAGCAAATCGGTGAGTGTTGAACCATCCCCGACAAGGATCGAACATCCTTTCGTCAAGAGTGAGCTTGGCGAGATTCCCGGCCATATGATCGTGGCCTCGGGCTATACTGCCGTCTGGGCAACGGAAAACTCGCGCGCCGCAATTTTCGACGCCTTCAAGCGGCGGGAAACCTATGCCACCACCGGGCCGCGCATGGGGGTGCGTTTCTTTGGCGGCTGGGAGTTCTCGGAGGATGATCTGCGCACCCGGATGCCAGCTGAGGCCGGATATGCCAAAGGCGTGCCGATGGGCGGCGACCTGCGCCCGCGAGACGGCGATGCGGCACCCTCCTTCATGATCTACGCGCTCAGGGACCCGATCGGGGCGAATCTCGACCGCATTCAGGTGGTCAAAGGGTGGCTCGACACTGAAGGTGACCTGCAGGAAAAGGTTTATGATGTGGCATGGTCCGATGACCGCGAAGCCGATGCAAACGGTGCAGTGCCGGCGGTGGGCAATACGGTTGATCCGGAAACCGCCAGTTGGACCAATACGATCGGCGCATCCGAACTGACAACGGTTTGGACCGATCCTGATTTCGACGCCGCCGAACGTGCGTTCTACTACGCGCGGGTGCTTGAAATCCCGACGCCGCGCTGGGTGCTCTATGACAAGCTGCGGTTCGGTATCGACCTGCCGGCAGAGGCGCAACTGACCCATCAGGAACGCGCCTATACCTCGCCGATCTGGTACACGCCTGAGCCCTGA
- a CDS encoding prolyl oligopeptidase family serine peptidase, which produces MRVSAVVALITGVAATPALACGPDTDCVLGERHYRIAMPESHDGAMPVPAIVFAHGYRGSAQGVMRNGSLRRMVSDLGAALIAVKSEEDDWVIPNAPRHMDSDGAEEFAYFDAVLEDAAARFDIDTSRVMATGFSAGGMMVWNLACARSDSFAAFAPISGTFWLKPPETCAGPVANIIHIHGDDDSTVPLTGRPIGPTKQGEVAEALDMYVQYGEFGPTTATTHDTLSCQERRNGQADILDFCLFEGGHSFRTEYVRFAWERFKDAGRL; this is translated from the coding sequence ATGCGAGTATCAGCGGTGGTTGCTTTGATCACGGGGGTGGCCGCGACGCCCGCCCTTGCCTGTGGCCCGGACACAGATTGCGTGCTGGGCGAGCGGCATTACCGGATCGCAATGCCCGAGAGTCATGACGGTGCGATGCCGGTGCCGGCCATCGTCTTTGCGCATGGCTATCGCGGCTCGGCACAGGGCGTGATGCGCAATGGCTCGCTGCGTCGCATGGTGTCGGATCTGGGGGCTGCACTGATCGCGGTCAAATCTGAGGAGGATGACTGGGTGATCCCCAATGCGCCGCGCCACATGGACAGTGATGGGGCGGAGGAATTCGCCTATTTCGACGCGGTGCTTGAGGATGCGGCCGCGCGTTTCGACATTGATACCAGCCGCGTAATGGCCACAGGGTTCAGCGCGGGCGGCATGATGGTGTGGAATCTTGCTTGTGCGCGCAGCGACAGCTTTGCGGCTTTTGCACCGATCTCGGGAACCTTCTGGCTGAAACCGCCTGAAACCTGCGCAGGGCCGGTCGCCAACATCATCCACATCCACGGCGATGACGATAGCACTGTTCCCCTCACTGGCCGCCCGATCGGCCCCACCAAACAGGGCGAGGTCGCAGAAGCGCTTGATATGTATGTGCAATACGGGGAGTTCGGGCCGACCACTGCCACTACGCATGATACGCTAAGTTGTCAGGAGCGGCGCAATGGGCAGGCTGATATTCTGGATTTCTGCCTGTTTGAAGGTGGCCATTCCTTCCGCACTGAATACGTGCGCTTTGCCTGGGAACGGTTCAAAGATGCGGGGCGGCTCTGA
- a CDS encoding 2-isopropylmalate synthase, translating into MSIRRLIFCLALLPTPLLAQGGEVLTKQYDDGGVYEGTFRGGVQHGTGTYKLPNGYEYTGEWVDGEIKGDGIARFPNGSVYEGQFSKGKPDGFGKITFADGGTYEGEWKSGAIMGTGIALYANGVRYEGQFRNANHHGKGTMQSPGGYEYKGDWVDGVKEGAGVITYPDGAVYEGAIRGGKRSGEGVLTMPDGLVYVGLWKDGQIDGTGKLTQSNGDVYEGELASGRRAGMGKVIYANGDIYEGQFVNDLREGQGTFTAQDGYTYVGSWVAGEIAGQGRVTYPDGSIYVGAFAAGLADGEGLITYPDGSTYEGGWKAGVIDGTGKATYTNGVVYQGGFKNARNHGAGVMTYADGYKYDGNWVDGQRQGQGTATYPDGTVYVGSFEAGQRHGTGKITMPSGFIYEGDWQNGEIEGQGLATYANGDVYEGTFKAGKRQGTGTMRYATGEEATGDWQNGALTDGG; encoded by the coding sequence ATGTCCATTCGTCGCCTGATCTTTTGCCTCGCTTTACTCCCAACGCCTCTGTTGGCGCAGGGCGGCGAGGTACTGACCAAACAATATGATGATGGCGGCGTCTATGAGGGCACGTTCCGCGGCGGGGTCCAGCATGGCACCGGCACCTACAAGTTGCCCAATGGCTATGAATATACCGGTGAATGGGTCGACGGCGAAATCAAAGGCGACGGCATCGCGCGCTTTCCCAATGGATCGGTCTATGAGGGCCAGTTCTCCAAGGGCAAGCCGGATGGTTTTGGCAAGATCACCTTTGCCGATGGCGGCACCTATGAAGGCGAATGGAAAAGCGGCGCGATCATGGGCACGGGCATCGCACTTTATGCCAATGGGGTGCGCTATGAAGGCCAGTTCCGCAACGCCAATCACCACGGCAAGGGCACCATGCAAAGCCCGGGCGGCTATGAATACAAAGGCGACTGGGTCGATGGCGTCAAAGAGGGCGCCGGGGTCATCACCTACCCGGACGGCGCGGTCTATGAGGGCGCAATCCGGGGCGGCAAACGCTCAGGCGAAGGCGTTTTGACTATGCCCGATGGCCTCGTTTATGTGGGTCTGTGGAAAGACGGTCAGATCGACGGCACCGGCAAACTCACCCAGTCCAATGGCGATGTCTATGAGGGCGAACTTGCCAGCGGACGCCGGGCAGGCATGGGCAAGGTGATCTATGCCAATGGCGACATCTATGAGGGTCAGTTCGTTAATGACCTGCGCGAAGGTCAGGGCACTTTCACGGCACAGGACGGCTATACCTATGTCGGCTCGTGGGTGGCTGGCGAAATCGCGGGTCAGGGCCGCGTGACCTATCCGGATGGCTCGATCTATGTCGGGGCCTTCGCGGCCGGTCTGGCGGATGGCGAAGGGCTGATCACCTATCCGGATGGCTCCACCTATGAAGGCGGCTGGAAGGCCGGTGTGATCGACGGCACGGGTAAGGCAACCTACACCAATGGTGTGGTCTATCAGGGCGGGTTCAAGAATGCGCGCAACCACGGTGCGGGCGTCATGACCTATGCCGATGGGTATAAATACGATGGCAATTGGGTGGACGGCCAGCGACAAGGGCAAGGCACCGCGACCTATCCCGATGGCACCGTCTATGTGGGATCATTTGAGGCGGGCCAGCGTCATGGGACCGGTAAAATCACCATGCCCAGCGGCTTCATATATGAAGGGGACTGGCAAAACGGCGAGATCGAAGGACAGGGTCTGGCCACCTATGCCAATGGCGACGTCTATGAAGGCACCTTCAAGGCGGGCAAACGCCAGGGCACCGGCACCATGCGCTATGCCACCGGCGAAGAAGCCACTGGGGACTGGCAAAACGGCGCCCTGACCGACGGCGGCTGA
- a CDS encoding MATE family efflux transporter gives MADAQAKFLSGNLFRHVSVMSLTSSVGLMAIFLVDFVDMIFIAMLGEAELAAAVGYAATILFFTTSFGIGMSIAAGALVARALGAGDASLAEERKTHSLIYGFVFGAVFAVAVWLNLEVLVSLLGAQDAIADLAVSYLKIIVPSLPFLMIGMMGGAILRAHGDAKRAMMATIYGGGVNAVLDPILIFGLGLDLTGAALASVAARLVIAYAALVPLIQHYGGVGRPRAAGMLRDILPIATIALPAILTQLATPVGQAIVTRAMADFGEAAVAGMAIVGRLSMVAFGVIFALSGAVGPILGQNFGAGDGARVQAGFRAAVLFNGIVIVLVSALLFALRAPIADLFSATGITRELVFLFCGPLSLLFFFNGILFIANAAFNNMGHPFYSTFLNWGRNTIGMVPLVLLGAGVLGAQGVLIGQAAAGVIFGALAWGLARRVMAKTPVQDAPPLEFARQGRLMALLHRHR, from the coding sequence ATGGCTGACGCTCAGGCAAAATTCCTGAGCGGGAACCTGTTCCGCCACGTATCGGTGATGTCACTGACCTCTTCTGTGGGCCTGATGGCGATCTTCCTTGTCGATTTTGTCGACATGATTTTCATCGCCATGCTGGGCGAGGCCGAATTGGCCGCCGCCGTCGGCTATGCCGCAACCATCCTGTTTTTCACCACCTCTTTTGGCATCGGTATGTCGATTGCCGCGGGCGCCTTGGTGGCGCGGGCCTTGGGTGCGGGTGATGCGTCATTGGCCGAAGAACGCAAAACCCATTCGCTGATCTATGGGTTTGTTTTTGGTGCTGTTTTTGCCGTGGCCGTCTGGTTGAACCTAGAGGTTTTAGTGTCCCTATTGGGTGCGCAAGACGCGATTGCGGATCTCGCTGTGTCCTATTTGAAGATCATTGTGCCCAGCCTGCCATTCCTGATGATCGGCATGATGGGCGGTGCGATCCTGCGCGCCCATGGGGACGCCAAACGCGCCATGATGGCGACCATCTATGGCGGTGGCGTCAATGCGGTGCTGGACCCGATTTTGATCTTTGGTCTGGGGCTGGATCTGACCGGCGCGGCGCTGGCCTCTGTGGCGGCGCGGCTGGTGATCGCCTATGCGGCGCTTGTGCCGTTGATCCAGCATTATGGCGGCGTTGGACGCCCGCGCGCCGCCGGGATGCTGCGTGATATTTTACCCATCGCGACAATTGCCTTGCCCGCCATCCTGACCCAATTGGCGACCCCGGTGGGGCAGGCCATTGTGACCCGCGCCATGGCCGATTTCGGTGAGGCCGCCGTGGCCGGCATGGCGATCGTGGGGCGGCTGTCTATGGTTGCCTTTGGGGTGATTTTCGCGCTCTCCGGCGCAGTCGGGCCTATTTTGGGCCAGAATTTCGGGGCTGGGGACGGCGCGCGGGTGCAGGCCGGGTTCCGCGCGGCGGTGCTGTTTAATGGCATCGTGATTGTGTTGGTATCCGCGCTGCTCTTTGCCCTGCGCGCGCCCATCGCCGATCTGTTTTCGGCCACCGGGATCACACGCGAATTGGTGTTTCTGTTTTGCGGGCCGCTGTCGCTTTTGTTCTTTTTCAACGGCATTTTGTTCATCGCCAATGCGGCTTTCAATAATATGGGGCATCCGTTTTATTCCACCTTCCTCAACTGGGGGCGCAATACCATCGGGATGGTGCCTCTGGTGTTGCTGGGCGCGGGTGTTTTGGGCGCGCAAGGCGTGTTGATCGGGCAGGCCGCAGCGGGCGTGATCTTTGGCGCATTGGCCTGGGGGCTGGCGCGCCGGGTGATGGCAAAGACCCCGGTGCAGGACGCGCCGCCTTTAGAATTCGCGCGGCAGGGGCGCCTCATGGCGTTGCTTCACCGGCACAGATAA
- a CDS encoding NAD+ synthase gives MSDRFRVTLAQINPTVGDLTGNAALARKAWEAGRDAGADLVALPEMFIAGYNAQDLVMRQAFHLDAARVVEELAVACADGPALAVGTPWVEGTKLYNAYLILKGGKIASHNLKHHLPNETVFDEVRIFDSGPLGGPYSVGNSRVGSPICEDAWHEDVAETLAETGAEFLLVPNGSPYYRGKFETRLNHMVARVVETELPLIYLNMVGGQDDQVFDGASFALNPGGELAVQMPCFEEAIAHVDLERTAEGWRVVPGEKAPHPDVWEQDYRVMVQSVRDYCRKTGFGKVLLGLSGGVDSAIVAAIAVDALGAENVRCVMLPSEYTSAESLEDAEAVAKALGCRYDYVPISEGRAAITNTLAPLFEGLAPGLAEENIQSRLRGLLLMALSNKFGEMLLTTGNKSEVAVGYATIYGDMAGGYNPIKDLYKTRVFETCRWRNANHRDWMMGPKGEVIVPRVIDKPPSAELREDQKDSDSLPDYPDLDAMLEILVDRAGSIEDCVAAGFARDVAKKVEHLIYFSEYKRFQSAPGARLTKGAFWLDRRYPIVNGWRDPSG, from the coding sequence ATGTCGGATCGTTTTCGGGTCACATTGGCGCAAATCAACCCCACCGTGGGGGACCTGACGGGCAACGCAGCGCTGGCACGCAAGGCGTGGGAGGCCGGGCGCGACGCGGGCGCTGATCTTGTCGCGCTTCCGGAGATGTTCATCGCCGGCTATAACGCACAGGATCTGGTGATGCGTCAGGCGTTTCATCTGGATGCAGCCCGCGTGGTCGAAGAACTGGCGGTTGCCTGCGCGGATGGACCAGCGCTCGCCGTGGGCACGCCCTGGGTTGAAGGCACCAAGCTTTACAACGCTTATCTGATCCTCAAGGGCGGCAAGATCGCCAGCCACAACCTGAAACATCACCTGCCCAATGAAACGGTTTTCGACGAGGTGCGGATTTTTGATTCCGGACCTTTGGGCGGCCCGTATTCCGTGGGCAATTCACGTGTTGGCAGCCCGATTTGCGAGGACGCCTGGCACGAAGATGTGGCCGAAACATTGGCTGAGACAGGGGCGGAGTTCCTGTTGGTGCCCAATGGATCGCCCTATTATCGTGGCAAGTTCGAAACCCGCCTGAACCATATGGTCGCGCGGGTCGTCGAGACGGAATTGCCGTTGATCTATCTCAACATGGTCGGTGGACAGGATGATCAGGTGTTTGATGGTGCGTCTTTTGCGCTGAACCCCGGGGGCGAATTGGCGGTGCAGATGCCGTGTTTCGAAGAGGCCATCGCCCATGTTGATCTGGAACGCACGGCCGAGGGTTGGCGCGTTGTGCCCGGTGAGAAAGCCCCGCATCCCGACGTGTGGGAGCAGGATTACCGCGTCATGGTGCAAAGTGTGCGCGATTATTGCCGCAAGACCGGTTTTGGCAAAGTGCTGCTGGGCCTGTCGGGCGGCGTGGACAGCGCCATTGTTGCAGCCATTGCGGTGGATGCGCTGGGCGCGGAGAACGTGCGCTGCGTCATGCTGCCCTCTGAGTATACCTCGGCTGAGTCGCTGGAGGATGCTGAGGCCGTCGCCAAGGCACTGGGCTGCCGGTATGATTACGTACCCATCTCGGAGGGACGCGCGGCGATCACCAACACACTGGCCCCCCTGTTTGAAGGGCTGGCGCCGGGTCTGGCGGAGGAAAACATCCAATCGCGCCTGCGTGGGCTGTTGCTCATGGCGCTGTCCAATAAGTTCGGCGAAATGCTGCTGACCACGGGCAATAAATCCGAGGTCGCGGTGGGCTATGCCACGATCTACGGCGATATGGCGGGCGGGTATAACCCGATCAAGGACCTTTATAAGACCCGCGTGTTCGAGACGTGCCGGTGGCGCAACGCCAATCACCGCGACTGGATGATGGGGCCAAAAGGCGAGGTCATCGTGCCGCGCGTAATCGACAAACCGCCCTCGGCGGAGCTGCGCGAGGATCAGAAAGACAGCGACAGCCTGCCGGATTATCCCGATCTGGACGCGATGCTGGAGATTCTGGTGGACCGCGCCGGATCCATTGAGGATTGCGTTGCCGCCGGGTTCGCGCGCGACGTGGCCAAGAAGGTCGAGCACCTGATCTATTTTTCGGAATACAAACGCTTCCAATCTGCCCCCGGCGCGCGCCTGACCAAAGGCGCGTTCTGGCTGGACCGCCGCTATCCGATTGTGAACGGCTGGCGCGATCCGTCCGGATAA
- the gltX gene encoding glutamate--tRNA ligase has product MTTTRFAPSPTGYIHIGNLRTALMNYLIARKAGGTFILRIDDTDPERSKEEYVDGIKQDLEWLGLHWDRVERQSERLDRYHAAADALRDMGRFYEAFESPTELDLKRKKQLNMGKPPVYDRAALALSEAEKTALRAERGDGVWRFKLDQQRIEWQDGILGDISIDAASVSDPVLIRGDGQVLYTLASVVDDTEMGVTNVVRGSDHVTNTATQIQIIQALGGTVPAFAHHSLLTGPKGEALSKRLGTLALRDLRERGIEPMALLSMMARLGSSDPVELRGDMAELIEGFDIERFGSAPTKFDVEDLMPLTARHLASLPLETVADTLEAVGVPQDKAAQFWDVTRENITTLKDIAPWWDMMRDGADPVIDAEDTEFVAQAMLLLPEGPFDDQTWGTWTAAVKEATGRKGRGLFMPLRKALTGQAHGPDMSALMPLLQVVKARG; this is encoded by the coding sequence ATGACCACCACGCGTTTCGCCCCCTCGCCCACCGGCTATATCCACATCGGCAACCTGCGCACAGCGCTGATGAATTACCTCATTGCGCGCAAGGCGGGCGGGACGTTCATCTTGCGGATCGATGATACCGATCCAGAGCGTTCCAAAGAAGAATATGTCGATGGGATCAAGCAGGACCTGGAGTGGTTGGGCCTGCACTGGGACCGCGTCGAGCGGCAATCCGAACGGCTTGATCGCTATCACGCGGCGGCGGATGCGCTGCGCGACATGGGTCGGTTTTATGAGGCCTTTGAAAGCCCCACCGAGCTTGACCTCAAACGCAAAAAACAGCTGAACATGGGCAAACCCCCGGTCTATGACCGCGCGGCACTGGCGCTGTCGGAGGCTGAAAAAACCGCCTTGCGCGCCGAGCGCGGCGACGGCGTGTGGCGCTTCAAACTCGATCAACAGCGGATTGAGTGGCAAGACGGGATCCTCGGGGATATCTCGATTGATGCCGCCTCCGTGTCGGATCCGGTGCTCATTCGCGGGGACGGACAGGTGTTATACACGCTGGCCAGCGTCGTGGATGACACTGAAATGGGTGTCACGAATGTGGTGCGCGGGTCCGATCATGTGACCAATACCGCGACACAAATCCAGATTATTCAAGCGCTTGGCGGCACCGTTCCAGCCTTTGCACATCACTCATTGCTGACCGGTCCCAAGGGCGAGGCGCTGTCCAAACGGCTTGGCACGCTGGCGTTGCGCGATCTGCGTGAGCGGGGCATTGAGCCGATGGCGCTGTTGAGCATGATGGCACGGCTGGGCTCGTCTGATCCGGTGGAACTGCGCGGCGATATGGCGGAATTGATCGAAGGGTTCGACATCGAACGATTTGGTTCTGCGCCAACGAAATTTGACGTTGAGGATCTGATGCCGCTGACCGCGCGGCATCTGGCGAGCTTGCCGCTTGAGACTGTGGCGGACACGCTGGAAGCGGTCGGCGTGCCGCAGGATAAGGCCGCGCAGTTCTGGGACGTCACCCGCGAAAACATCACCACGCTCAAGGATATCGCGCCCTGGTGGGATATGATGCGGGACGGAGCCGACCCGGTGATTGACGCCGAAGACACGGAATTTGTCGCCCAGGCCATGTTGCTGCTGCCCGAAGGCCCGTTTGACGATCAGACATGGGGCACCTGGACCGCCGCCGTCAAAGAAGCGACGGGGCGCAAAGGGCGCGGATTGTTCATGCCGCTGCGCAAGGCGCTGACCGGGCAGGCGCACGGGCCGGATATGTCCGCGCTGATGCCGCTGTTGCAGGTGGTCAAGGCGCGCGGATGA
- a CDS encoding DUF1801 domain-containing protein, with product MSDEPVVMDFLNSISPARRAEEAKVLNALFQDLTGWHPKLWRGNILGYGSYDYTYKSGRSGTYLATGFAPRKAKLSVYIMPGYANFSDILTALGKHKIGKSCLYINKLQDVDLGVLKTLICAGLDDLATRWPIHPT from the coding sequence ATGAGTGATGAACCGGTGGTTATGGATTTCCTGAACAGCATTTCCCCTGCGCGTCGCGCCGAGGAAGCAAAGGTCCTGAACGCGCTGTTTCAGGATCTGACGGGCTGGCACCCAAAGCTCTGGCGCGGCAATATTCTGGGCTATGGCAGCTATGACTACACCTATAAGTCCGGTCGCTCGGGCACGTATCTGGCAACGGGGTTTGCGCCGCGCAAAGCCAAGCTGTCGGTCTATATCATGCCCGGATACGCCAATTTCAGCGATATCCTGACAGCTCTGGGCAAGCACAAGATCGGGAAATCCTGTCTTTATATCAATAAGCTGCAAGACGTCGATCTGGGCGTTCTGAAAACCCTGATCTGCGCCGGTCTGGACGATCTCGCGACGCGCTGGCCGATCCACCCCACGTGA
- a CDS encoding VPLPA-CTERM sorting domain-containing protein, whose translation MGIFDLRGVLSAAAVSVVMGASAASAAVVDLYQITVKGTFLREVEFLDPFNPGPWGPALGKSFELTFSMPETRPPEPGNPYFPFYIGDVETKYDGMILKSGDPKNEGSLLLTRASSSRSVQIFSSLASDAFGFRTFDQNISVNVIFSDADAVGVDRPNDLSRSIFETQFISLRGTNEEPGGGTRDFFGRVRIDNVSVDIISPSPVPLPASALLLGVGLAGLGALRRRERAA comes from the coding sequence ATGGGAATTTTTGATCTGCGCGGCGTCCTGTCTGCGGCGGCTGTGTCGGTCGTAATGGGGGCAAGTGCGGCTTCGGCGGCAGTGGTGGATTTGTACCAGATCACCGTGAAGGGGACGTTTCTAAGAGAGGTGGAATTTCTCGATCCGTTCAATCCCGGACCTTGGGGACCGGCTTTGGGCAAAAGTTTTGAACTAACCTTTTCGATGCCTGAAACACGTCCGCCTGAACCGGGAAATCCATATTTCCCTTTTTATATCGGCGATGTGGAAACCAAGTACGACGGAATGATTTTGAAATCTGGGGATCCAAAAAATGAAGGCAGTCTGTTGTTAACTCGGGCTTCAAGCAGTCGTTCGGTACAGATTTTCAGCTCTTTGGCGAGTGATGCTTTCGGGTTCCGTACCTTCGACCAGAATATCTCAGTTAATGTTATCTTCTCTGATGCAGACGCCGTGGGAGTGGACAGACCGAACGATCTGAGCCGGTCCATTTTCGAAACGCAGTTCATTTCATTGAGAGGGACAAATGAGGAGCCGGGCGGTGGTACGCGAGACTTTTTCGGCCGGGTCCGCATCGATAACGTGAGCGTAGACATCATTTCACCTTCACCCGTGCCGCTGCCTGCGTCGGCGTTGCTGCTTGGGGTGGGGCTTGCTGGATTGGGCGCTTTGCGGCGGCGCGAGCGCGCCGCCTGA